TAAATCACCAGCATACTGGCTTTGGTATCGCCGGTGTTTTTTGGGGTGTGGGGGATGCGGCCGTCAAACAGCATGCTATCGCCCTGGTTCAGGGTGATGATATCATCGTTAAACTGGTAAGCGATCTGGCCGCTGAGGATGTATTTATACTCGAAAGCTTCAGTTTCTACCAGCGGACGGGTGGCATCGGGCTCCAGTTCGAGGATCACGATATCAACCGTACTTTGAGTTATTGATTGGGTAAAAATACGCTGATAGTGAAAACCCTGGGCATGTTCTTTTTCAAAATGCTCATACTCGTGTTTCCGTTTAATGAGGATTGGCGGCTCGTCGGTTTTTGAGCGGATATCTTTAAAAAACTCGTTCAGATCTATTTCTAATGCTTTAATAATATCGATCAATACGATAAGCGAGGGGATGGTGCGGCTGTTTTCAATTTGCGAGATAAGCCCTTTGCTTACATTGGCCCGTATGGCCAGTTCCTGTACGGTGATGTTTTTTTCGCGGCGGCGTTCTTTTATCCGGTTACTGATCTGTATCAGTATATCTTCTTCCATTATATATAAAATAGCAGGTTATTGATGCGCAAAGTAGTTAATAAGGGTATTTATCCAAAATGATTTTTTTGTTAGGCGGTCTGTAGGCTTTGCCCGCAAACACAGCTACGCTATTTTTTAAGAGGGGTATTTTATGATATAATGACGTAACGCTTAATTATTTATTGTATCAGTGGTGTTTTTGGCGGGATGCTTTTGTAAAACAGTTAAAACTATTGCTTATCAGTACATTTCATAAACATTTAATATTTCCATAACAGGTATCCTTTTTATTTGCATCTAAATTTTTACAATCATGGCACCAGCACAATATAACCCGAAGGCAGTAGTAGAGGAAGTTTTTTCATTATATGAGCGATTTGGTGACGCCGATTATATTGGCGAACCGGTGTCGCAGCTGGAGCACATGTCGCAGGCGGCAGCGCTGGCCGAAGCCGAAGGTTATGATGACGAAGTTGTATTAGCTGCTTTTTTTCATGATATCGGTCACCTGTGTGCCGATGCCGAGGAAGCGGGTAGCATGGACGGCATGGGCAACGTTGATCATGAACGCCTTGGTGCCGATTATCTGTTGGAACGCGGATTTTCGGAAAGGGTTGCCAACCTGGTGCAGGGGCATGTTATTGCCAAAAGATATCTCACCTATAAATACCCCGAATATTATAACCGCCTTTCGGATGCCAGCAAGGCCACACTCGAGTTTCAGGGTGGTGTGATGACCGAGGCAGAAGCTGCTGATTTTGAGCTGAATCCGGATGCTGAGCTGATTGTAAGGCTGCGCTACTGGGATGATATGGCCAAGGAGATGGAAGTGCCGGTAAACAATATAGCTCAATTGAAACAAATGGCGCTTAGCCACCTGCAAACGGTAAACAGCTAAAGTTGTCTGTTAAGATTTTGTAATCAAACTATCATTAGTTTGTTACAAAAAGCGCCTGCTTAACATAGGGTGAACATCGAATTAAGTATACCTTAACGCTAAATTGGTTTACTAATAATAAACAAAGTTTAGTATTGCTGTATGAAAAACTCATTTTTCTCACCCTTAAATTTTAGCAGATGACTAAGTTTTACCAACGATTAACAATTCTAATTACAGCATTGTTTATTTGTTTGGTGCCAGCTTTAGTAATGGCCCAAACAAAAATTACCGGTAAGGTTACTGACGAAGCTCAGTTGCCTTTACCTGGTGTAAGCGTTACCATTAGCGGTACCAAATTAGGTACAGTAACTGATGTTAACGGTAATTATAGTATTAATGCCTCAAGCGGGCAAACACTGGTGTTTAAATACATTGGTTATACCCCGCAAAGCGTAACGGTTGGTAACGGCACCGTTTACAACGTTAATTTTAAAGCCGAAAATAAAGTACTTAATGAGGTTGTAGTAACCGCATTAGGTATTAAGAAAGAAACCAAACGCATTGGTTACTCCGTACAGGAAGTGAAAGGTGCCGATATGGTTAAAGCCCGCGAACCTAATGCTATTAACGGCCTGGCCGGTAAAGTAGCAGGTTTAAACGTTGGTATTAGCCAGGAGCTGCTTGCTGCCCCAACAGTGTTATTACGTGGTTCCCCTATTAACTTTTACGTTGTGGATGGTATCCCAATTACCACAGATACCCAAAATATCACTGCCGATGACATTGATAGCTACACTATATTAAAAGGCCCCACAGCTGCCGCCCTTTACGGTAGCCGTGGTATTAACGGTGCTATTCTGATCACTACTAAAAGAGCTAAGAGCGATACCAAAGGCTTTACTATCGAAATTAACTCAAGCACCCAGTTTAACCGCGGTTTTATTGCCATACCTAAAGTGCAAAATAACTATGGTGGCGGTGATTTTGATAAGTATGCTTTTGGCGATGGTGCAGGCGGTGGTATTAACGATGGCGACTATGACGTTTGGGGCCCACGCTTGAATGCCGGTTTAATGTTACCTCAGTATGACGGCGAGTTTGATCCTACCAAAACATATACCACCACTTTTAAGGATGGTTCGACCTTTACCGGCCACATCAAGCCAACTCCATGGGTTGCACGTGGTGTTAACAACCTGGAAGGCTTTTTGCAAACAGGTTTGCTAACCAGCAACAATATCGCCATCTCGTCATCGTCCGAAAAATCAAACGTACGTATGTCGGTTTCGCATGGTTATCAGCGTGGTATTACGCCCAATACTGGTTTAAATACCATCAACTTTAACCTCTTAGGCAGCTACAACCTTAGCAAAAAGTTTAAAGTTGAAGGTAATATCAACTTTAACCGGCAGTTCTCAAACAACGTGCCTGATGTAAGCTATGGCCCTAACAGTATTATTTATGGTATCGACCTATGGACAGGTGCTGATTGGAATATCGACGATATGCGTGATTATTGGCAGCCTGGTAAAGAAGGTATCCAGTCAAAATTCGTGGAATACAAACGTTACCAGAACCCATGGTTCCAATCGTACGAATGGTTAAGAGGCCAGTACAAAAATGATGTTTATGCCTGGGGCT
The sequence above is a segment of the Mucilaginibacter celer genome. Coding sequences within it:
- a CDS encoding helix-turn-helix domain-containing protein — translated: MEEDILIQISNRIKERRREKNITVQELAIRANVSKGLISQIENSRTIPSLIVLIDIIKALEIDLNEFFKDIRSKTDEPPILIKRKHEYEHFEKEHAQGFHYQRIFTQSITQSTVDIVILELEPDATRPLVETEAFEYKYILSGQIAYQFNDDIITLNQGDSMLFDGRIPHTPKNTGDTKASMLVIYFFEEKK
- a CDS encoding phosphonate degradation HD-domain oxygenase; translation: MAPAQYNPKAVVEEVFSLYERFGDADYIGEPVSQLEHMSQAAALAEAEGYDDEVVLAAFFHDIGHLCADAEEAGSMDGMGNVDHERLGADYLLERGFSERVANLVQGHVIAKRYLTYKYPEYYNRLSDASKATLEFQGGVMTEAEAADFELNPDAELIVRLRYWDDMAKEMEVPVNNIAQLKQMALSHLQTVNS